The Methanothrix soehngenii GP6 genome has a window encoding:
- the mptN gene encoding tetrahydromethanopterin:alpha-L-glutamate ligase: MKVGIVVSDRDDWTAQALMASFSRRQMDATFLDFSELKSGIGKRLDFSCGDVNLLDLDALVVRDLGRRGAVDVSFRFEALTALVELGISVINPPEAISSAANKYATSRRLHGASVPTPRTVATTSPKIAEEALYSFKTAVSKPLFGYKGKDIILLKSSKQADIESLREIVERRGMVYLQEFINVTSGSARDIRAFVVDGRLQGAIYRNAPPGEWISNLARGGRPTPCPKTRELEDLAVRSARAVGAIYCGVDLLESKDGLTTIEVNGTPSGKGIYDALGIDVTEAIAEHVCSNLDHRKG, from the coding sequence ATGAAAGTTGGAATCGTGGTCTCCGACCGGGACGACTGGACGGCTCAGGCTTTAATGGCCTCATTTTCCCGGCGGCAGATGGATGCGACATTCCTTGATTTCTCAGAGCTTAAAAGCGGAATCGGTAAAAGGCTGGATTTTAGTTGCGGCGACGTTAACCTCCTGGACCTGGACGCCCTGGTGGTCCGCGACCTGGGGAGGCGGGGGGCGGTCGATGTCTCCTTTCGCTTCGAGGCCCTGACTGCCCTCGTGGAGTTGGGAATTTCAGTCATCAATCCCCCCGAAGCCATCTCCAGTGCGGCAAACAAGTATGCTACATCCAGGAGGCTGCATGGCGCTTCGGTGCCCACACCGAGGACTGTGGCCACCACCAGCCCAAAGATTGCCGAGGAGGCCCTTTATTCCTTTAAAACGGCGGTATCCAAGCCGCTTTTCGGCTATAAAGGAAAGGATATCATCCTCTTAAAGAGCAGCAAGCAGGCAGACATCGAGAGTCTGAGGGAGATAGTGGAGAGGAGGGGGATGGTCTACCTGCAGGAGTTTATCAATGTCACCTCCGGCTCAGCGCGCGATATCCGGGCTTTCGTGGTGGACGGCAGATTGCAGGGAGCCATCTATCGCAATGCTCCACCGGGAGAATGGATCAGCAATCTGGCGCGAGGTGGCCGGCCCACCCCCTGTCCGAAAACCCGTGAGCTGGAGGACCTGGCGGTGAGATCTGCCCGCGCCGTTGGTGCCATATATTGCGGCGTCGACCTCCTGGAGAGCAAGGATGGCCTGACGACAATAGAGGTGAACGGGACCCCCTCAGGCAAAGGGATCTATGATGCCCTGGGAATAGATGTCACAGAAGCGATAGCAGAGCATGTCTGCTCCAATCTGGATCACAGAAAGGGATGA
- a CDS encoding adenylosuccinate synthase, with the protein MFTILTGAQFGDEGKGKVIDLLAENYDVIVRFQGGDNAGHTVVVGGKTYKLHLVPSGAIFGRRLLIGPGVVLNPRVLWNEIQSLESEGIKVDLGIDPKTTIIMPYHIELDSLREKARTEKIGTTNRGIGFAYVDKVAREEVQMGDLTDPALLEAKLKEIAPGKEKAILDMGGDPTVVRYAPYIDEYLEIGKKLKSRIADVSREINIAILEEKSVLAEGAQGAFLDVIHGTQKFVTSSFTIAGSACANLGVGPVMVDNVVGVIKAYITRVGEGPMPTELVDSLGEQMREKGGEYGTTTGRARRCGWFDAVLGLKSVYLNSYTEMALTKLDVLTGINPIKICVGYDLDGDTLGYPPESTTDLARCKPIYEEVPGWTEDITEVKDYDDLPENARDYVEKLEDLLGVEISAVSVGPGREQTIFRDMEEE; encoded by the coding sequence ATGTTTACAATACTCACCGGTGCGCAGTTTGGTGATGAGGGAAAAGGCAAGGTTATAGATCTACTGGCAGAGAACTACGATGTCATTGTTCGTTTCCAGGGAGGCGACAATGCAGGTCATACGGTGGTTGTGGGAGGAAAGACATACAAGCTCCATCTGGTTCCCAGCGGCGCGATCTTCGGCCGCAGGCTTCTGATCGGGCCGGGTGTGGTGCTTAACCCCCGGGTTTTATGGAATGAAATTCAGTCCCTGGAGTCTGAAGGCATCAAGGTCGACTTGGGAATTGATCCCAAGACGACGATCATCATGCCCTATCACATCGAGCTGGACAGCCTGCGTGAGAAGGCGAGGACGGAAAAGATCGGGACCACAAACCGTGGCATTGGATTTGCCTATGTGGACAAGGTCGCTCGCGAGGAGGTCCAGATGGGTGACCTCACCGATCCTGCCTTACTGGAAGCCAAGCTGAAGGAGATCGCGCCTGGCAAGGAGAAAGCAATCCTTGATATGGGCGGCGACCCGACTGTAGTCAGATATGCGCCTTACATCGATGAGTATCTGGAGATCGGAAAGAAACTGAAGAGCAGGATCGCCGATGTCTCGCGAGAGATCAACATCGCTATCCTTGAGGAGAAGAGCGTCCTGGCTGAAGGGGCTCAAGGGGCATTTCTGGATGTCATTCACGGCACCCAGAAGTTTGTAACCTCCAGCTTCACCATCGCAGGAAGCGCCTGCGCAAATCTGGGCGTGGGCCCGGTGATGGTCGACAACGTGGTGGGAGTGATCAAGGCCTACATCACCCGGGTGGGCGAGGGGCCCATGCCCACGGAGCTAGTCGATTCCCTGGGCGAGCAGATGAGAGAGAAGGGTGGAGAATACGGCACCACCACGGGAAGGGCGCGCAGATGCGGCTGGTTTGATGCCGTCTTAGGCCTGAAGTCCGTATATCTCAACAGCTACACTGAGATGGCCCTCACCAAGCTTGATGTGCTCACGGGCATCAATCCCATAAAGATCTGCGTGGGCTACGATCTGGACGGCGATACCCTTGGCTATCCGCCGGAGAGCACCACAGACCTTGCCCGCTGCAAGCCCATCTATGAAGAAGTGCCCGGCTGGACGGAGGATATAACCGAGGTCAAAGACTATGACGATCTGCCCGAGAATGCCCGCGATTATGTAGAAAAGCTCGAGGACCTGCTGGGTGTGGAAATATCTGCGGTATCGGTTGGACCGGGAAGAGAGCAGACCATATTCCGGGATATGGAGGAAGAATGA
- a CDS encoding DUF128 domain-containing protein, whose protein sequence is MTPVQPLVFTLARIENLMHQVSFDPAGMKGKIITNTTTVRKEALDETLAVFYDTINSGLAVSPMIKVIEGKGRIKIKTACSLTLCAVMLKHGIPVHPKGGGLVEVVEREPTRFTDMLMYWATTVDPIDVLTAQGLMNITGMMRTGNGRILGNLHEAPMLARDKIEDVLEALAQAGFAGVLELGQPNMNVLGVSVERDHVGLALVGGTNLMAAAKECQIDVMHESISDLTDISELKHIEELL, encoded by the coding sequence GTGACCCCAGTGCAACCTCTGGTCTTCACCCTGGCCAGAATTGAGAACCTGATGCATCAGGTGAGCTTCGATCCGGCGGGTATGAAGGGCAAGATCATTACCAATACCACCACGGTAAGAAAGGAGGCTCTGGATGAGACCCTGGCAGTCTTTTATGATACCATCAACAGCGGCCTGGCGGTGTCGCCGATGATCAAGGTCATAGAAGGAAAGGGGAGGATCAAAATCAAGACCGCCTGCAGCCTGACCCTTTGCGCCGTAATGCTCAAGCATGGCATACCGGTTCATCCCAAAGGAGGAGGTCTGGTGGAGGTGGTTGAGAGAGAGCCGACCAGGTTCACAGATATGCTCATGTATTGGGCTACGACCGTCGATCCCATTGATGTCCTGACCGCTCAAGGGCTGATGAATATCACAGGGATGATGCGCACCGGGAATGGCCGGATCTTAGGTAACCTTCACGAGGCACCTATGCTCGCCCGGGACAAGATCGAGGATGTGCTTGAAGCTCTGGCCCAGGCGGGATTCGCCGGGGTGCTGGAGCTGGGCCAGCCGAATATGAATGTCCTGGGGGTCTCAGTGGAGAGGGATCATGTGGGATTGGCACTGGTCGGAGGGACCAATCTTATGGCTGCAGCAAAGGAATGCCAGATAGATGTGATGCATGAGTCGATCAGCGACCTGACAGATATTTCTGAATTGAAGCATATAGAAGAGCTTCTTTAG
- the polX gene encoding DNA polymerase/3'-5' exonuclease PolX, with the protein MIDSVKNREIAGILYQMAELLELHAENRFKIIAYSRAARAIESLTEDIEQVCRDGRLEGIPGVGKAIAEKIKEYLRTGRIQSHQDLLADTPQGLAELLQISGLGPKTVFMLHEKLDITNLDELEKAAREHRIRRLPRMGVVREKNILKSIERYRKRSNRILYSTAESIVDEILTYLGGIEGLEHATAAGSYRRRKETVGDIDILATAARPEEIVAAFVKMPLVEEVLAKGPTKASVIMNDTIQVDLRIVEHRSYGTVLQYFTGSKEHNVSMRQLALDRGYSLSEYSLTRLANGQDLFFDQEEEVYQALGLQYIPPELREDRGEIEAALGGRLPRLVEAKDIRGDLHVHSIWSDGRASIIELAQAARSLGYEYIALSDHSPSVGIAGGIGREKMEEKIEAVAEANDSLEGITVLMGAEVDIKADGSLDYPDDLLERMDVVVASVHMAQQQKERTITGRLISAIENQNVDIIGHPTGRIINQREPSDMDFHAVLEAAAKTGTALEINAHPSRLDLNDVNARAAKEMGVQMSINSDAHDAGQLLNMKYGINVARRAWLEKKDLINAMDLKDLIQFLKKKH; encoded by the coding sequence GTGATCGATTCCGTCAAGAACCGCGAGATTGCTGGCATTCTCTACCAAATGGCAGAGCTCCTGGAGCTGCATGCAGAGAATCGCTTCAAGATAATAGCCTACAGCAGAGCTGCAAGGGCAATCGAATCCCTAACAGAGGATATCGAGCAGGTCTGCAGGGATGGAAGGCTGGAGGGCATTCCTGGCGTTGGGAAAGCGATCGCTGAGAAGATCAAAGAGTACCTGCGCACCGGCAGGATTCAGTCTCATCAAGACCTCCTGGCGGATACACCGCAGGGCCTGGCCGAGCTTCTCCAGATCTCAGGTTTAGGCCCAAAGACGGTCTTTATGCTCCATGAGAAGCTGGATATAACCAACCTGGATGAGCTGGAGAAAGCTGCGAGGGAGCACCGTATTCGCCGGCTTCCCAGAATGGGCGTGGTGCGCGAGAAGAATATACTGAAATCCATCGAAAGGTACAGGAAGCGCAGCAATCGCATTCTCTACAGCACTGCTGAGAGCATTGTTGATGAGATCCTGACATATCTGGGAGGCATAGAGGGCCTGGAGCATGCCACTGCCGCAGGAAGCTACCGCCGACGAAAGGAAACCGTTGGAGACATCGATATTCTGGCCACTGCTGCAAGGCCGGAGGAGATCGTGGCGGCTTTTGTGAAGATGCCTTTAGTAGAGGAGGTCCTGGCCAAGGGTCCCACCAAAGCGAGCGTCATTATGAATGATACCATCCAGGTGGACCTGAGGATAGTCGAGCACCGGTCCTATGGCACCGTGCTTCAGTACTTCACCGGCTCCAAGGAGCATAATGTCAGCATGCGCCAGCTTGCTCTCGATCGCGGCTACTCATTGAGCGAGTACTCCCTCACCCGCTTGGCCAATGGCCAGGATCTGTTCTTCGATCAGGAGGAAGAGGTTTACCAGGCCCTGGGCCTGCAGTACATACCGCCTGAGCTGCGAGAGGACCGGGGAGAGATCGAGGCGGCGCTGGGAGGGAGGCTGCCCAGGCTCGTCGAGGCGAAGGATATTCGGGGAGATCTGCATGTCCATAGCATCTGGTCGGACGGCAGAGCCTCCATCATCGAGCTGGCCCAAGCCGCCCGGTCTCTGGGCTATGAGTATATCGCATTATCCGACCATTCCCCATCGGTAGGCATCGCCGGAGGGATCGGACGAGAGAAGATGGAGGAGAAGATCGAGGCGGTGGCAGAGGCAAATGATAGCCTGGAAGGGATCACCGTCCTGATGGGTGCGGAGGTGGACATAAAGGCAGACGGCAGTCTGGACTATCCCGATGATCTTCTGGAAAGGATGGATGTCGTTGTTGCCTCGGTCCATATGGCCCAGCAGCAGAAGGAGAGGACGATAACCGGAAGGCTGATCTCGGCCATAGAAAACCAGAACGTAGATATCATTGGCCACCCAACGGGAAGGATCATCAACCAGCGAGAGCCATCGGATATGGATTTTCATGCGGTTTTAGAGGCAGCGGCAAAAACCGGTACCGCCCTGGAGATCAATGCTCATCCCAGCCGCCTGGACCTGAATGATGTCAATGCCCGGGCGGCAAAGGAGATGGGAGTTCAGATGAGCATCAACTCCGATGCCCATGACGCCGGGCAACTTCTAAACATGAAATACGGGATTAACGTCGCCAGGCGAGCTTGGCTGGAAAAAAAGGACCTGATCAATGCCATGGATTTGAAGGATCTCATCCAGTTTCTTAAAAAGAAGCATTAG